In Solenopsis invicta isolate M01_SB chromosome 6, UNIL_Sinv_3.0, whole genome shotgun sequence, the genomic window TTTTTGATGTACATGTATAAGAATGCAAAGTTGCGACAAGGGATACGTCGATATAAACGATCTCAAGTATCTTATAAAATACATGGTGTCGCGTACATCAAGACCAAGATCAAAAAGATGGCTCAGATCATCGATTATGAGAACGACGGATTTGTTTGTCTTTGCCGCTTCgtcgtatttttcttttacgtgtACAAAGAGTTGATGTGCGATATCTATATGTTTCATAGACGTGACATCTGGAATCATTGTTTTCATTTGATTTATAGAATCCTTACACGTATCAgcgatattattaaatataattttcatcggCTCGACAATGGTGACTTGGCCCTTTTCCTTTAAATCGAGAAGATTGTAACCGAGTCGCATGCCAATGTTGTGGTAGTGACCGAAGGTATTGTGACAAAGAACGAAACAAACAGTGGCATCCAACTTTTTCAATGCTTGCGATAAAATGGCGTTCACTAAGAAATTCGCGTTAGTACCATGCCGTTCCTCGATTAGAATTGTTTTATTATCCATTGATATCCTGTCTATTCCAAGAATATTGCATATCATTGCCATTGAGTTAGTCATAATAAGCTGAAAAATAAAAGCGcacttattattataacaataccAATACAGATGACACtctgattaattaaaataaattaaaacaaataaatatgaaaaattcctCTAAGAGCTGACACAAGATTTTGATGTGCAAGTTttatatctttctttagttaaataatcaaaaaatcagttttttaaatactagaaCACATGTTACAATTTAAATCGTAAAGATTTCGACTCACAATTTTGCGTCAATACAAAAATCCCGCGTAATTAGATTGTATTCTTGATAATATCGTCGTCAccatttattatgtaaatttgtCAATATATCTTGATGTCAGTTGTTAGTTATATAGACAAGCAGATACAATACaactttttcaagtttaaaCCAAGTTGTGTACTGAACTCCAATCAATTTCGAATATTACTAAATGAATATAAGATAGTTAAAGttcatttacattatttttatataataaaggatattaacccttaaacagtaatcttaacccttaaaatgggtctgagagaccccatatgaagttttgatcgtttgctatgtgaagacgaaatgagataggaggtttggatcaagacgtaaaaaaagtttgaaatcttatctttcaattgatatggttgatcaatttttttgttcaactagaattcgaacggcacggcagcaaagttttgttagagtcaatgcgactcatatagggtgtaagtgaaactttttttgtaagtattttacataaaaaagctggacaaaatacgttcaaacaggtcagtttgcagatgttactcgcatatactctgtctaaagttggaatactataaaatgctgtagaaaagggagtttttccgaaatatatcatgagacacatcaattttcaattttagacacgatttaatcaaaaatatctcatactcaccttgttacataattatactttttaaaaggaaagactttgccaaattttttttttgaaagtgtgactctttagctttaaaacgccgtatttgaaagtccttaaacgttttttggtgcgaagatatgattttttgaagggaaagtggatttttgactaacttcttatttttgcttaatggtttttcttttataacttcacaataaattatctttcggcaatgccgattatgcagttacactcctgagattttgaacttttgtttaaaaaaaaaatcgtagaaaaatattgattgtaatcaaaattataacttctcaaagttgaaaaagtctcccagacccaaaaatgtgtttccgtattttacaggatcggtgtgtttaagggttaaacaaAAGCCATTTTTGGCTTAAAACTGACACCtaagttatttattagaaactgTTTATGGGACcctttaaaagcaaaaaaaaaaaaaaaaaaattatttgtccaTCAGGTCCAGAGAAGTTATAAAAAATCGAGACTTATTATTGATTGCTGAAGTAATCAATGTTTTTTAAGCTTTATACCATTAATTGCGAAATATGGAATTAGATGAGCCACAgtttattttacgtaaattttcaccCACAACATTGAacagcaatgtcagaattgtataatgaataaagataaataaataaacttgaataaatatgcaaactttttgattattttgttataggtaacgaataatatataacgattaatatcttactaaaaataataaaagttgtttacaattaataaatgtagctattattgaaaaaaaaattggcactgcAAGGATTCAAACACCTCTCTTCACGCGGCCGCCGAGGGTAAAATAGGAGGTGCGCCTTAGTCTCCTCAGCCATCGCGCTTCATGCTTTAACCTACTGCACAATCGTACTTAACGCACCGTGCGGCAAATGccaaactttacatgcaaatttttcAGAAGCAAAGGCCCATGCATTCAAACGCTCTGACACTCTTATACCTTCGAACCTCCCTTTCGAATGAACTATAGCTCATCTAATTCCGTATTTCTAATTCACGTCATCTCCTTGTAAGTGATTAATTGTCAATAAATGATTAGTCCATGTGAATTCTTTATTATGCAACA contains:
- the LOC105202567 gene encoding elongator complex protein 6, with translation MTNSMAMICNILGIDRISMDNKTILIEERHGTNANFLVNAILSQALKKLDATVCFVLCHNTFGHYHNIGMRLGYNLLDLKEKGQVTIVEPMKIIFNNIADTCKDSINQMKTMIPDVTSMKHIDIAHQLFVHVKEKYDEAAKTNKSVVLIIDDLSHLFDLGLDVRDTMYFIRYLRSFISTYPLSQLCILIHVHQKNLLTSNTDIVNVLKHAAHLYITTQSFKTGHSSDASGKLIVRWKTDSIRSKYHWAEKTTYLFKLLDWQVKICTPGAVSILS